The Pseudomonas sp. MH9.2 genomic interval TATATTGATTTAATAGTGAATAACTACAATTAGGAAATAAACATGTCCCGTCTCGCAGAATTTCGTGCTCTAGAGCAACAGCTTGCACGCCAGATTCAAGATCTGGAAATACTCAAAAACGACCCAGTCCTTCAGAAATCGATCGAGTTTGAAAGCAAACTGAAAAAATTGATGTCGCAGTACAATCAAGATCTTCGTAGTGTTATCGTAATTCTTGATCCAAATGTGTCACTTCGTGCGTCCGCAGATGGCGGTAGTGAGAAAAAGCAACGTAAGGCTAGAGTTCTCAAACGCTACAAGAACCCAGAGTCGGGAGAAGTGATTGAGACAAAAGGTGGTAACCACAAAATTTTGAAACAATGGCAGCAGACGTACGGTACTGAGGCGGTAGAGGGCTGGGCTCAGGAATAGGTAGGCCCTTAGGGAAGAAGTAAGCAACAATTTTAATTTTAACGGCGTCTCCGTTTGAGTGGCAAAAAATATCGACTTAATCGAAAATTAGACCTTTCCTCCTCTCAGTTGTAGAAGTTCAGACTTGATCTGGCGGTTATGGGTTTCCGGTAGTGACTGTCAGGTTAAGTTCAGTTGATATTTTTAGCCCGGCCGTTCTACGCTGGGATCCTTGCTTCGCGTGAAGTAATGTTTCAACTTCTATCCAGCCCATTTTCGGTCGTTCAATGTAATTATCTCTATGCGGGTTCGCATGTGTTCACCGTACCGACTATTTAGTACTCATTCGGCTATGGCTGCCAGAAGGGGGGGCTCTCGCGATTGATAACCTGCCCCCGGTGTCAGGCTAGTTGTCGCCTGAGCTGATTTATCAAAACGATAGATCGGGGGCATAAAAGAGAGCTGTAATGTCGAGCTATTCACCTGAGCGTAAAGCGGCCCTTATCAATAAATTACTGCCGCCTCAAAACATGTCCGTGGCCGCGTTGTCGCGTCAAGAAGGCATCTCTCAAGCCACCCTGTATGCTTGGCGAACCAAGCTCAAAGCAGGAGGCGCAGTGGTGCCCGGAGATAAAAGCAGTGCCGATAACTGGTCGGCTGAAGCCAAGTTCGCAGCTGTGTTGCACACGGCCACGTTGAGCGAGATCGAGCTGAGCGAATACTGTCGCAGCAAGGGTTTGTACCCAGAGCAAGTTAGCGCTTGGCGTCAAGCCTGCATCAGTGGCCAGCTGACAGCCCAGGCACAGCGCCAGGCCGAGCGAGAACAGGCGCGCGCCGACAAAAAACGCATCGCCGAGTTGGAGCGCGAACTGCGGCGCAAGGACAAGGCGCTCGCTGAAACCGCCGCGATTCTGGTGTTGCGAAAAAAGATGAATGCCTTCTGGGGAAACGACAGCGAGGACGTCTGACCTCGCTGCCAGAACGGCAACAACTCGTTGAACGTTTTAACCAAGCCGTTGCTTCTGGTGCGCGCAAATCTATTGCCAGCGCGGAGATCGGGCTGTCGCTGCGCATCCTGCAACGTTGGGCCCTGACACCAGTTATGCAGGCCGATGTGCGCACCACCACATTACGCCCGCGACCGCCCAATGCCCTGAGTGAACAGGAACGTTTCGCTATTTTGGAGGTGTGCAACAGCTCGCCATTCGTCAGCCTGCCGCCCAGCCAGATCGTCCCGATACTGGCCGATCAAGGCCGTTATCTGGCCTCAGAGGCCACCTTTTACCGCGTCCTGAAGGAAGCTGATCAGCAGCACCGACGTGGCCGCAGCCATGCACCGCACAAGCATGCTACGCCGACTACTCACCACGCAACCACAGCCAATAAGGTCTGGTCTTGGGATATCACCTACTTGCCATCGCCAGTGCGTGGGAAGTACTACTACCTGTATTTGATCGATGACATCTACAGCCGAAAGGCTGTGGGCTGGGAGGTTTACGAGCAAGAATGTGGCGAGCTGGCGAGCTGGCGAGCTGGCGGCTGAACTGATGCAGCGCACCGTGCTCACCGAACGCTGCGCCGGGCGGCCCTTAGTGCTGCACTCGGACAACGGCGCACCGATGAAATCGGTGACGCTGCTGAGCAAACTTTACGAACTCGGCATCGCCCCATCACGAGGGCGACCACGGGTGAGCAACGATAATCCCTACTCAGAATCGCTGTTTAGAACCCTGAAATATTGCCCGCAATGGCCTACTGGTGGATTTGCAGATTTGGACGCGGCACGCAGCTGGGTGCGCGACTTTATCCGCTGGTACAACCACCAACACCGCCACAGCCGCATCCGCTTCGTGACCCCGGCACAGCGTCATCGAGGCGAGGATCAAGAGATCTTAGCCAAGCGTCATGCGCTGTATCAGCAAGCCCGCAATCAGCATCCACACCGCTGGTCGGGTGCGACACGCAATTGGCAGCCCATCGGTGCTGTCACACTCAATCCGGAAAGGGACTTACCGACACTGAAAATAGCCGCATAAAAACACAGCTGACGCGACAACTACCTTGCAAAACGCCGCCTGCACCTCGCGGTGCATCGTTACATTGTCCAAAGGCGGTCTTGATTCAGTCTTCTAGATTCACCCGGTGACACGGGTGGTTCCCTCCAAGTGGGATCAACTTCTGTAATCGACTTCGTGTCGCACTTCGGAGACGTTGTTGTCGATCGGTAAGCCGCCGGCTTTCACGCGGCCGCGACCCTTGACAACACGCGGTGCAGCTTCCGGGTCGCGCGACATTAGCGCAATAGACTCCGCTTCCTTGTCTGATTCGATCATCATGATCCCTTGAAAAATTATTGGCTCGTTTCATTAGCTTCATCGCCCACGCCAGCAGCCTGAGTCTGGCCTTTCTGATTGTCGCCGTGTTGCTGCTGGGTGTTTCGCTGAGTGGACGTATCTTGAAGGTATGAATCCCTAAGGTTCAGGGCCTTGGTGTCGTTGGCAACGAAGACGCCAACAGATCACAGATCAATACATAGTGCGGAGCTTCCGGGGGCATCTGCGCTGCGAATTCGCCAGACTTCAGCGACAGTTCTTCGAGCGAGGCGCGAGGCCGAGCCGGTCGGCACCACCCAATGCATCGGGTAGGCGGGCCAGTAACGTGTTGCGCACTGAGTCGAAACGCAGCACATCAGTGCTGGACAATAATGTCCTTGGCTGACTAGGGAATAGCAATGAAGTCAGTTTGGAGATTGTAAAAAAGGCAGTAAAGAAAGTGATGTATTGACGCGGACTTTTTTGTTATTGGCGCGACATGATCTTTATTATTACGACACTTTGATTCTTTGGATTAGGCAATAACCGCGATTCCTCACGGATCGTAGCAGGCGCTCTCCATTAGAAAAGGTACTGAATTTCTCTTGCAACCTACTCAGGCACATTTCAAGGCCACGGTAGTGAGCGGGGTCTCGATGGATGCAAAGTATGAGCTCTGCCTTGCTACATACTCGTCGGTCGCTAAGGAGTAGCTGTTTGATTAGCAACGACTCTATGTTTGTGAGCGGGATTTTTTTTCGGTCGTGGACCAAGGTTTGTTGGTCGCAGCTAAACCACCATGCCTCATGATCGGGGTGCTGGATTTTAACGTGATCTATATGGGGTGCGTGAACATAATCAAAGACATATTTCTGCGATGAAATGCTCGGTGCGTGGATAACAGAGCTCGCAGTTATCCTCTGGTTTTGTGTGAGTGATTTAGCGTACTCGGACAAAATCGAAATCTTCAAGTTAGGACCCTCTCTGTGAGAAATGCAGAGGAATAATGGTTTTTTTGTCCATCCAGTAAATTGCAGTGTTGCTTTAAATTTGGATGGATAGTGCTCGTGCTGTCACCCAAACTACCGGGCTATTGTTGTTGAGAGCCTTTGGCAGTGATGACATTTTTTTGATTTCACTTCGGGTTGTGATATGCATCCGTGCACCAGGTGATTAAATGAAAGTCTGTTCAGTTTTAAGGTCGATTCACTAGGTGTTTCAATAGTAAGGTTGTCCATACTTGAATGTTTCTCGTCAGATGATGGATGCCTAGGTTTTTAGTAGTGGTCAGGTGTTTTATGTCTATATAATAATCCCCCGGCACAGTCTATAACCAAAGCCCCGCACGTTTTGAATGGCATTGATGTCGTAGGTGCTTTTTATTTTACTACGCAGCCTGCTGATTTTTTTTTCCAACGCGCGAGGATCATAGAATTTTATATTCAGCTCAAGAACTCTGGCGATATCGTCATGGCTTAGAATGTGCTGTTTTGCACATATCAAAGCGTCCAGGACTTTCATTTCTGTATAAGAGATCTCTAGTTTATTTAAATGTCCGCGCAAGCATAGACATGTTCGGTCTAAAACAAGATGTATTTTCTTTTCCAGTTCAAAGTTATGAAATGCTTTGGAAAGAAAGTTTTCTTTTTCAGTGCGTTCGGCCGGTATTGTAATGCAATGGTCAACACCTGCTATGTAGCAGCTTACCTTTTTAAATGGCTTCGTGTGTGTGATTAATACAATAATACTCACAAGAAAATGCTGGGTACGGATTTTTTTTACGAGTTCTAATCCTTCATTTAAGCATGCAGGTGCGTCGATCTCAATGATGATTGCACTTGCGCTGGCTATGTCGGAAATCTTATCGAGTGGCGTACTGTATTCTAAAACATCTACATGTACAGTTTCCGACACAGTCAACTGCCTTAAGCCTTCTGCCAATGCCTGCGTATGACCAAACGCTACAATCACAGTATTTTTTTGTCCCTTCGAGCACGATGTATAATCCATTTCAACTACCCAAATACTTGAATATGTATGTTTGTCATCTTGCCATATTGGTTCATTCTTAAATTCGACAATTTATAACATTTTTTTATGGGGTATTGTTCTCAGTCTTTGCCATTTCGTATCCCGACGTGCGTCAGAATGCGTAAGCGCGCCTGGCATGATTGCATCGATAGCGGCAGTGCAGTAGCAGCTCTGTGACCTCGCTTGCTCTTAGTACATTTGCATGAGTGCATAGTGAAAATAGACATAAGGAGCATGCCGTAGACTGATACCCACAGAATAAAGCCCACTGGTTAGCGGTTTCGCCTTAGAATCAAGCTGGCAGCATTTCGTCAGGGCGGCTATAGCCCGTGAATCGATCTCATTGTTGGATATCCGGACGTAGTTATTCGCACTCGCCCCTTTTAAGAGTCGTGTGTGAGAGTTTCTTGCATACACTCGATAAGCATCCCCGCAAAAGCCTGCTAGGTGTCCTATGTTGTATTGCTGTGTTGTAGAATAAGCGTTGGTTTCATCAAGTTCGTCGCTTTTCAGCTCAATTTCTGCATGATGGGTGCAGCTTTCTATTGATCATTAACTTTGCCTCCGCCATCCAAGGGTTGGGCAGGGAAAAAGTATGGTCAGTCGCAGAGTGTTTTTCGTCACGGGTCGAAAGCTCTGGCGTAGGTGCCGTCAAGCTATTGAAAAGCTGATTCAGTATTTACGTCGAGATGTGCCTTCATATCGATGACATATCTATTTCCTGTTTCGGTCCGAAAAAAATTCCGAAATAGCTTGATCTACCAATATCCAGGATGTGCACTGATCTGTCGGTACACAGTCAGGTAGGTGCTGCTCGCCATTGCATAGGAATTCAAAACTCTTCTATGGCTAAGGACGGTCTGAAGTACCCACCGATTTTTGATGCCCTCACTACTTGAGGCTCAAAAAATCATAAGTCGGCGAAAATCAGACCTTTCTTGTCCTTAATCCACGGTTCTTTCCTCTAGTCGCGCTGTTTCAGGGCAATTGGCCCGCATTACAGACGCACCTCGCCCATACCCATCAGCCGTTTTCGCACCATCCACAGGTTCGACAAAGCGAACAACGTTGTTTGCTGCGCGATGTTTTTCGACAAACCACGAAAGCGCACTTTCGTATAACCAAACTGGCGCTTGATCACGCGAAACCGATGCTCAACCTTCGCCTGCACCTGCACCTGCACCTGCACTTTCGCGTATTCGATCTTGCGTCGCATGCGCCCGATCAGACTCTTTTTTGCGTGCTTTTTATAGCGGCTTGGCCGGGCGGCAATCGACCAGGTCATCTTGCGATCCTGATGCTCGGGACGTTTGTCCACGCCGGTGTAACCGGCGTCGCCACACACTTAAGTTTCCTCACCGTGCAGCAACTGATCGACCTACGTCACGT includes:
- a CDS encoding histone-like nucleoid-structuring protein, MvaT/MvaU family; its protein translation is MSRLAEFRALEQQLARQIQDLEILKNDPVLQKSIEFESKLKKLMSQYNQDLRSVIVILDPNVSLRASADGGSEKKQRKARVLKRYKNPESGEVIETKGGNHKILKQWQQTYGTEAVEGWAQE
- a CDS encoding winged helix-turn-helix domain-containing protein, producing the protein MKISILSEYAKSLTQNQRITASSVIHAPSISSQKYVFDYVHAPHIDHVKIQHPDHEAWWFSCDQQTLVHDRKKIPLTNIESLLIKQLLLSDRRVCSKAELILCIHRDPAHYRGLEMCLSRLQEKFSTFSNGERLLRSVRNRGYCLIQRIKVS
- a CDS encoding winged helix-turn-helix domain-containing protein — translated: MDYTSCSKGQKNTVIVAFGHTQALAEGLRQLTVSETVHVDVLEYSTPLDKISDIASASAIIIEIDAPACLNEGLELVKKIRTQHFLVSIIVLITHTKPFKKVSCYIAGVDHCITIPAERTEKENFLSKAFHNFELEKKIHLVLDRTCLCLRGHLNKLEISYTEMKVLDALICAKQHILSHDDIARVLELNIKFYDPRALEKKISRLRSKIKSTYDINAIQNVRGFGYRLCRGIII